One stretch of Segatella copri DNA includes these proteins:
- a CDS encoding glycosyltransferase family 8 protein, whose translation MEIVCSTDSKYIMPTGIMLTSLFESNRGEVVNVHLLHDQNSAALLNPIRTIAARYQQTIHFYLISDEIFKHFPVGLDFQVDHVGTSFATYYRLYLTEILPADIDKVIYLDGDILVVDKLVKLWNTSVENYAIAAVPDSYNNKIEHYNRLRYPQTLGYFNAGMLVVNLKYWREKQVLLKFFDYVKSNTERLRCHDQDVLNYLFKNSKLVLPIRYNVLNEYWFDLRYSLISWEFDEQILEAQAHPAIIHFTGIPKPWYKNCKHPWKKEFDKYKAMSPWRDEKEKRWMPLKFCLEKMAIKLVVSMGLRKSDYIVENRYIELS comes from the coding sequence ATGGAAATAGTTTGTTCTACTGATAGTAAATATATCATGCCGACCGGTATCATGTTGACCTCTTTGTTTGAGAGCAACAGAGGAGAAGTTGTCAATGTACATCTCTTGCATGATCAGAATTCTGCTGCATTATTGAATCCTATCAGAACCATAGCTGCCCGTTATCAGCAAACAATTCATTTCTATCTTATCAGCGATGAGATTTTCAAACATTTTCCAGTTGGTCTGGATTTTCAAGTAGATCATGTAGGAACTTCGTTTGCTACTTATTATCGTTTATATCTTACGGAAATTCTGCCTGCTGATATTGATAAGGTTATCTATCTAGATGGCGATATTCTGGTTGTGGATAAACTTGTTAAATTGTGGAATACTTCTGTTGAAAACTATGCAATTGCCGCTGTTCCAGATAGTTATAATAATAAGATAGAACACTATAATCGCTTGCGTTATCCCCAAACTTTGGGATATTTTAATGCAGGTATGTTAGTTGTCAATCTGAAATATTGGCGTGAAAAGCAGGTGCTTCTCAAATTCTTTGATTATGTGAAATCTAATACGGAAAGGTTGAGATGTCATGATCAGGATGTACTGAACTATCTGTTTAAGAATTCTAAGTTGGTATTACCTATCAGATATAATGTACTGAATGAGTATTGGTTTGATTTGCGTTATTCTCTTATCTCCTGGGAATTTGATGAACAGATATTGGAAGCTCAGGCTCATCCGGCCATCATCCATTTTACGGGTATTCCTAAACCATGGTATAAGAACTGCAAGCATCCATGGAAAAAGGAATTTGATAAGTATAAAGCGATGAGTCCTTGGCGTGATGAAAAAGAAAAGCGCTGGATGCCATTGAAGTTCTGCCTGGAGAAAATGGCCATAAAACTGGTGGTAAGCATGGGACTGCGCAAATCTGATTATATTGTAGAAAATAGGTATATTGAATTGTCTTAA